The Chrysemys picta bellii isolate R12L10 chromosome 3, ASM1138683v2, whole genome shotgun sequence DNA window GCCTGCCGCTTCATCTTGTAGCGGTGGTTCTGGAACCAGATCTTGACCTGCGTCGGGGTGAGGTGGATCATACTGGCCAGGTGCTCCCGCTCCGGCGCCGACAGGTACTTCTGCTGCTTAAAGCGCCTCTCCAGCTCGTACACCTGCGCCTGGGAGAAGAGCACCCTCCTCTTCCGCCGGGGCGCCGCGTGGAGAGGGGCCATGGTCTTGGCCGCCTCGGCGATCCCGCCTAGGGTGCCCATGCCAGCCATGTTCATCCCGGCCGAGGGGCCCATGAACCTAGAGACTGTGAGCAGAAGGGAGGCTGAGAGCTaggccggcccgacgggagcaaGTCAACGAAATGCAGGCGCACgggcctggggcagggctctggggtggggggaggacctGCCCCCCGCCATCGGGTCTGAAACCTCGGCCGGATCGCAAGGGAGTGGGGTACATCAGGGCAAGGGAAACAGCTGTATCTAATCCCCATACAGCGCTGTCAGTCTGTCCCACAGACCCCTGTCTGTCTAGCCCCATACACCGCTAATGATCTACATATCTAGCCTCATACACCTCATCTATCCAtccctatatctatctatctacccccccctccatccatccatccccatacacatctatctatctatctatctatctatctatccccatccacctcatctatctatctatctatctatctatctatctatctatctatctatccccccctccatccatccatctccattcacatctatccatccatccatccatccatccccatacacatctatctatctatctatctatctatctatctatctcccccatccatccatccccatacacatctatctatccccccctccatccatccatccccatatacatctatctatccatccatctatccatccatccatccccatacacatctatctatctatctatctatctatctatctatatctatctatccatccatccatccccatacacatctttcgatctatctatctatcccccgtTTCTCTAGTCAATGTCGACCGCGCCTGACTTGGGGTAAGGACCTGTGGCTTTCCCAAGCCAAGAAAGTCTCAGCCTAGGGGCTGTGGGGTACCCAGAGCCTCCAACCTTCGGCCCTTCCTCCCTCCCGGCAaagcccccccagcccagtgtcCCCGGCTCGCCCCCTGCGCCCCACTTACTTGTGGAGTACCTGGGGTCCGGGTTGGCCCCATACCAGCCGCTGGCGGCGGCGGCCGCGCTGTTCCGCATGCTGTCGGGGTAGGCGGGCAGCTCGCCCATGTTGGCGAGCCCCCCGTTGCAGTAGCCCCCCACGGCGCTGTGGGGGAACTGGGAGACGCCGTGCGGCATGTGGTAGGCGCCGGCCGCCGCCCCGTTGTGGCCGCCCATGGCGTGTTGCTGCATGGCCGGGGCCGCCTGCGCGCCCTGTGCCTGGCGATAAGCCCCCAGCGGGGAGCCCAGGTGCCCGGCGCCCTCCAGGGCCCCGAACTTCTTGTAGCTCTCCTCCATGGGGCTCAGGATGTCGGTGACGGAGAAGGGCGTCGTGTGCTTGGGGCTCAGCGACATGGCTCGGCCGCCGGGCAGCAGGGGAGCTCGGGGGGGCTCAGCCCGGGGCGGTTGCCGGCTCCCCTCCGGCCGGCTGGCTGCGCCAAGAGAGGGGGGCTCCGGAGCGCGCCGAGCGCTCGCCGcgcaggaggaaggaggagggaggcgAGCCCTGAGCTCTCTTATCTCGGGTTTATTTTAGTCCGGCGCCAGGTTTACGACAGACACTGGGGGGCGGAGCGACAGCCCCAAGGAGCCAACAACCGGCCGTGCCCAGGGGCGGAAATCCAGTTCGTTCCCCACTGCGCCCCGCGCCTTGCGCCCCGCTCCGGCCCCTGCGCGCCCGGACAGGTCCCCGCGCAGCGCTGGGCTCCGGCGCGGCGGTCCGAGGGCGAGTGGGAACCCCCAGcccgctgcctcccccgccccgggaAAGAGCCCGTGGGTTGGTGTCCCCCCTCCACCAGTCTTCCTCCCACAAGCACCAAAGGGAGCTTAGGAGACGAGGTTACGAGGACTCTCCTCTCCTATTGTAGATGCGCCTAATTTATGCGTCCTTGGGGCTCTTAAGCATCGTTTGGTGGCAGCGGCGGGGCACTTCCAAATTAGCTCAAAGTATCAAAATCCAGAGGCGAGCGAGATTAAACCCCACCCCGAGACTCTCTCCTGTAAGTATCCTGCTTTtactggggaggggggcgcatTTCTGCCTAGGGCCCCCTCCCCCGTTTTCCTACTTTCCCGGAGCCCACGATCTGCGGGGGCCAGGGCGCGTTGTGAAAAAGGCTCCGTTTCACTTCTGCGCCGCCAGGCGTTATAACGGAGAGCCGGCCTTCTCCGAGGCGTGgaaaccccaccccttcctctctcccccggCTTCCCGACCAGCGTTTCTCACCAAAGGGACTAAAGCATTTTGGCTTGTTGAAGCCGTAAGAAAAGAAACACCCCGAAAGTCACTGAGAAGCCTCCAGGCGATGGATAATGAGCATCCGATTTGGGAACTCAACAAGCCCCAAACGCTCCTGGCTTAGAAATAACGCCCAGAAAAGCCGCGGAGTTTAGATTTGAATCCAGTATTGTTTCTCTAGGAGATCAGTAAAAAATGCCGCGTGGGAATAAGACTGCGGAGGAAAATAGAGACCGGAGACCTCACTCCCATCAGGGACAAGCCGTGATGTAAGTGTAGGAACAAGAAGGTATCAGATACTCCTCTGCCCACTCAacttccagctctgggagggataTTAAACCAGCAGCTCTCCAGAGATTCACCCAGCGGGGTTTCCCTCTGGCTTGAGCCCGATGTCTGTCTGGATGCGTCTTGGTCTTGAAAAGAGAAAATCCCTCGAACCGACTTGATCATAAACACTTGAAAGATTCCAACGCTTTACCCAGGGTGCCCGCAGGTCCCAAGGGGAGCGATCGCCAGGCGCGTTATAAACACGAACATTGTTCGTTTCTCTCCGGGCTCAGACATGTCTTAGTGTTTTTTTTCGTGTCTGTGTTACCTCCAAGTACACTTTGGTTTTACGCCAGAAAAGAGAGGCCAGCAAGGGCAGCCTCCTACCCGCAGCATCCCGTCTGAATATAGGGCTTCCCAATCCCCCCATGGCCCCGGCCTCGGGTACTTATTCAGGTCCCAACGTGAGATCCCCACGCCCTAAGCCCCCCAGCGTGATTTACAACGAAACCTGCAGGGCGGGGGGTGGAAACAGGGACCCGGGCTCACTTTCCAGAACCCGACCGAGAATTAGCCCCTATGGAAACCGACAAGAATGCCCGCACTTTCAGTCCGCAGATGCTGCGAGATAAAGGTGCGGTGCGGGCTAGTTCTGGGCCACCCCGGGCTAATTCTTTGATCAGCCAGTGACTTTCGTCTCCGGGAGTTGAAAACTcgtaggggaggaggggggggggttggttttctGCAGGCGAAGCAatacccctgccccccctccccccgcgcacACACACTCTTAACGCGAACAGGGCCAGGCCGCCGGAAAAGTTTTTGCGTTGCGGACGAAATGAACTTTGGGACGGGAGCTGTCAGCTCAGCCCACGTGCCTGGCTTGAGGGTTTGCCCCTAGTCCTAACGCCACCCGCAGGACGTTTAACCCCTGGCTAGGAATGAAACAACCCCCTAGCCCAGGCTATTCGCCCCTAGGTCAGGAGCCCCCCAATCTCAGCCAGGAGCGGCTCTTACTGGGGGCCCGCTCAGCACTGCAGGACTGGCGCTTGGAACAGCGCATAGCTTGGACTTGCGTAGTTACCTTGTCAATGAACGCGCCGGGAACGGTTCGGAGAAGCTCTGGCACCCAAGGCCCTGGAATTCACTTGGTTAATTATGTAATGCTCCCGTGGGAAGGAGAGCCAGACAGGCCTCCAAACACTAGCCTCTAGGGATCAGGGCTGACTGCGGCTAAAACAATCCCCAGACGGTTCTTAACGAATTGCCTAATTAGCAACCCCAGCTAGGGGGGTATTTCTAACCCGCCCAGGCCAACGGAGACTTTCTGTCGTTTGTGTGTGGACACAGACAAATCCAGCACGGTACATGCGTCGCACAGCAATGCGATTGTCTGTATCTGTATCGCTGATGAGCCTGTTTGCTGTGTATCTGGGAATTATCCAATGGGATTTACACGGGAATTAGCCAGTGGGATTTACATGTACATGCACAT harbors:
- the NKX2-4 gene encoding homeobox protein Nkx-2.4; this encodes MSLSPKHTTPFSVTDILSPMEESYKKFGALEGAGHLGSPLGAYRQAQGAQAAPAMQQHAMGGHNGAAAGAYHMPHGVSQFPHSAVGGYCNGGLANMGELPAYPDSMRNSAAAAASGWYGANPDPRYSTISRFMGPSAGMNMAGMGTLGGIAEAAKTMAPLHAAPRRKRRVLFSQAQVYELERRFKQQKYLSAPEREHLASMIHLTPTQVKIWFQNHRYKMKRQAKDKATQQLQQETSLCQQQPSPRRVAVPVLVKDGKPCQGNPSSTPAAPNQPAPQGASSGGLPASGSAAHQHQSQQVSSLSQAPELEEMSPSPPSLHSQVGGMAQMDTANVDYSSSLVNPNLLYSRTW